From the genome of Thermoplasmata archaeon, one region includes:
- a CDS encoding GNAT family N-acetyltransferase: MPAATPAARVVVRELRWADFDPIREMYWTLYEERPANPDLGITLFPERPAYADEVDWFSRLYRAVLRGDTVARVAEIDGTVVGHCDVVPVGPGTRSSEVGHVGSLGIVVHRDHRGRGAGEALMRATIAACRGHFDLVRLSVLATNPRARRLYERHGFVPYGRLPGGLKRNGRYTDEDLMVLDLRDRTENR, translated from the coding sequence ATGCCCGCCGCGACGCCCGCGGCCCGGGTCGTGGTGCGCGAGCTCCGCTGGGCGGACTTCGACCCGATCCGCGAGATGTACTGGACGCTCTACGAGGAGCGGCCCGCGAACCCCGATCTCGGCATCACGCTCTTCCCGGAGCGCCCGGCCTACGCGGACGAGGTGGACTGGTTCTCGCGCCTGTACCGCGCGGTGCTGCGCGGCGACACGGTCGCGCGGGTCGCCGAGATCGACGGGACCGTGGTCGGCCACTGCGACGTGGTGCCGGTCGGCCCGGGGACGCGGAGCTCCGAGGTCGGTCACGTCGGATCGCTCGGTATCGTCGTCCACCGCGACCATCGGGGCCGGGGCGCCGGCGAGGCGCTGATGCGCGCGACGATCGCGGCCTGTCGGGGCCATTTCGATCTCGTCCGGCTCAGCGTGCTCGCGACGAATCCGCGGGCGCGGCGATTGTACGAGCGCCACGGATTCGTCCCCTACGGTCGCCTGCCCGGGGGCCTCAAGCGGAACGGCCGGTACACGGACGAGGACCTGATGGTCCTCGATCTGCGGGATCGGACCGAGAACCGTTAA
- a CDS encoding class I SAM-dependent methyltransferase, giving the protein MAPTGARDGPATNAAVASALLTAAGARSWRRRWDRQQSRLLPRREERFAVMLEALRAGAGPRFRFLDLGAGTGSLSERILARFPRARGIAVDFDPVILRIGRIGLGDRGGRLRWVEADLRRRDWAKGLPARRYDAAVSSTALHWLTGPQLTHLYAELHRRLRPSGLFLDADGIAFAPEHTTLRRTAHESARGERRGSPRRAGESWEAWWLAVERDPRFAREIALRRQRFPHAHSATPTPDLAGHVRRLRAAGFREVEVIWSRWQDRVLAAVR; this is encoded by the coding sequence ATGGCTCCGACCGGCGCACGCGATGGGCCCGCGACGAACGCGGCGGTCGCCTCCGCACTCTTGACGGCCGCCGGAGCGCGGAGCTGGCGACGCCGGTGGGACCGGCAGCAGTCCCGGTTGCTGCCGCGCCGCGAGGAGCGCTTCGCCGTGATGCTCGAGGCGCTCCGCGCCGGGGCCGGACCGAGGTTCCGATTCCTGGACCTCGGCGCGGGGACCGGCTCGCTGTCGGAGCGGATCCTCGCCCGGTTCCCCCGGGCCCGCGGCATCGCGGTGGACTTCGACCCGGTGATCCTGCGGATCGGCCGGATCGGGCTCGGCGACCGAGGAGGCCGCCTCCGATGGGTGGAGGCCGACCTGCGCCGCCGCGACTGGGCGAAGGGCCTTCCCGCTCGACGGTACGATGCGGCCGTCAGCTCGACCGCGCTCCACTGGCTCACCGGGCCGCAGTTGACCCACCTCTACGCCGAGCTGCACCGCCGGCTCCGACCCTCGGGCCTCTTCCTCGACGCCGACGGGATCGCCTTCGCTCCCGAGCACACGACGCTGCGTCGGACGGCCCACGAGTCCGCGCGAGGTGAGCGTCGCGGGAGCCCGCGTCGGGCGGGGGAATCCTGGGAAGCCTGGTGGCTCGCGGTCGAGCGTGACCCACGATTCGCGCGCGAGATCGCGCTGCGCCGCCAGCGGTTCCCGCACGCCCATTCCGCGACGCCGACCCCCGATCTCGCCGGACACGTCCGTCGGCTCCGGGCGGCCGGCTTCCGCGAGGTCGAGGTCATTTGGTCCCGGTGGCAGGATCGCGTCCTCGCGGCCGTCCGATAG
- a CDS encoding ABC transporter permease has protein sequence MTDARPRGSLRHARLQQALAIAAIATAVALPVVLLSVGGGVSSHELAQLENAGYQIVVSAAGEHGIGDAHAVAARLDGLSSVTAASPVLSVAIDAFGAGTGPTPVLAEGVLPGAFLATLGPAEAGLFPHPLPLGDPTDAAHFAGGAYDGPASNDVLVSSPLADANHISVGSTLLLSPAANRSLGVAYNVTGTFGVPPTALGPTGAFAVLLPLSDLQVMSGLGRNATGALIDAADTIEVSVSGAVATNPSALEGVRAEIQAMVPFYGVSSLDQEAQQLQAASGVLTGFYLALSSIALTIGLLFLALVLVRRVESDRRSIGIRRALGIPAGAIAGGIAIDGLALAVSGGLAGVLGGFLIVKALAAWGSAAVQQAARLAIFVPTTLALVVAGIVGLSLLASVVAVRAALRVDIAEALR, from the coding sequence ATGACCGATGCCCGGCCCCGCGGCTCCCTGCGCCACGCTCGGCTGCAGCAGGCGCTCGCGATCGCGGCGATCGCCACGGCGGTCGCGCTCCCCGTGGTCCTCTTGAGCGTTGGCGGCGGCGTCTCCTCGCACGAGCTCGCCCAGCTCGAGAACGCCGGCTACCAGATCGTCGTCAGCGCGGCCGGCGAGCACGGCATCGGCGACGCGCACGCGGTCGCGGCCCGGCTCGACGGACTATCGTCGGTAACCGCCGCGTCGCCGGTGCTGAGCGTGGCGATCGACGCGTTCGGCGCGGGTACGGGCCCGACGCCGGTCCTGGCCGAGGGCGTCCTGCCGGGAGCGTTCCTCGCGACGCTCGGTCCGGCCGAGGCGGGGCTGTTCCCGCACCCGCTGCCGCTCGGCGATCCCACCGACGCGGCCCATTTCGCCGGGGGGGCCTACGACGGGCCAGCGAGCAACGACGTGCTGGTCTCGAGCCCGCTCGCGGACGCGAACCACATCTCGGTCGGCTCGACGCTCCTCCTGAGCCCGGCCGCCAACCGCAGCCTCGGCGTCGCCTACAACGTCACCGGCACGTTCGGCGTGCCCCCGACCGCGCTCGGCCCGACCGGCGCCTTCGCGGTCCTGCTCCCGCTCTCCGACCTCCAGGTGATGAGCGGACTCGGCCGCAACGCGACCGGCGCCCTGATCGACGCGGCCGACACGATCGAAGTCAGCGTCTCGGGCGCGGTCGCGACCAACCCGTCCGCGCTGGAGGGCGTGCGGGCGGAGATCCAGGCGATGGTGCCGTTCTACGGCGTCTCGTCGCTCGACCAGGAGGCTCAGCAGCTCCAGGCGGCCAGCGGCGTTCTGACCGGTTTCTACCTCGCCCTGTCGTCGATCGCCCTCACGATCGGCCTGCTGTTCCTCGCGCTCGTGCTCGTCCGCCGCGTCGAGTCGGACCGACGCTCGATCGGGATCCGCCGGGCGCTCGGGATACCGGCGGGCGCCATCGCCGGCGGCATCGCGATCGACGGGCTCGCGCTCGCCGTCAGCGGGGGGCTCGCCGGCGTGCTCGGCGGGTTCCTGATCGTGAAGGCGCTCGCCGCGTGGGGCAGCGCCGCGGTCCAGCAGGCGGCGCGCCTGGCCATCTTCGTTCCCACGACGCTCGCGCTCGTGGTGGCCGGGATCGTCGGCCTCTCGCTGCTCGCGAGCGTCGTGGCCGTTCGGGCCGCGCTGCGCGTCGACATCGCGGAGGCGCTGCGGTGA
- a CDS encoding ABC transporter ATP-binding protein has protein sequence MSARRPPRIELAAVDRTYRRGRPEEVRAVQGIDLELAPGEFVSVEGPSGCGKTTLLNLLGLLDAPTSGEIRWDGRAVGTRPDRERARLRLEGVGFIFQRFYLLPTLTALENVELPIRALGVPRAERRRRAGELLGEVGLDGRAHAFPHQLSGGEEQRVAVARALANRPGLLLADEPTGELDSANATAVLDLLERVRRSREATLVLVTHNPEVAGRAQRHLTMRDGRVTSDAREA, from the coding sequence GTGAGCGCCCGCCGGCCGCCGCGGATCGAGCTCGCCGCCGTCGATCGGACCTACCGGCGCGGCCGGCCGGAGGAGGTGCGTGCCGTGCAGGGGATCGACCTCGAGCTCGCCCCCGGTGAGTTCGTCTCGGTCGAGGGGCCGAGCGGCTGTGGGAAGACGACGCTCCTCAACCTGCTCGGCCTGCTCGATGCCCCCACAAGCGGTGAGATCCGCTGGGACGGTCGAGCGGTCGGGACGCGCCCGGACCGGGAACGCGCCCGCCTGCGGCTCGAAGGTGTCGGATTCATCTTTCAGCGCTTCTACCTGCTCCCGACGTTGACCGCCCTCGAGAACGTCGAACTGCCGATCCGGGCGCTGGGCGTGCCGCGCGCCGAGCGCCGCCGCCGTGCCGGCGAGCTGCTCGGCGAGGTGGGGCTCGACGGACGGGCCCACGCGTTCCCCCACCAGCTCTCGGGCGGCGAGGAGCAGCGCGTCGCGGTGGCGCGGGCGCTCGCGAACCGGCCCGGGTTGCTATTGGCGGACGAGCCGACCGGCGAGCTCGATAGCGCGAACGCGACCGCGGTGCTCGACCTGCTCGAGCGAGTGCGGCGGAGCCGGGAGGCGACGCTCGTCCTCGTGACCCATAATCCCGAGGTCGCCGGGCGGGCGCAGCGCCACCTCACCATGCGCGACGGACGCGTGACCTCCGACGCGCGAGAGGCCTAG
- a CDS encoding ATP-binding protein has product MTAGSAGGRRLPKAYVSWSSGKDSAFALWEARRAGDLEIAGLLTTVTETFARVSMHGVREELLTLQASAVGLPLLTVPIPSPCPNDVYERAMAGALARLRREGVSRMVFGDLFLEDVRAYREQRLRGTGIDPVFPLWGRPTDRLAREMIDAGLDARLVALDPRQLPPSFAGRRFDRQLLADLPPTVDPCGERGEFHTCVVAGPMFTAPIAVEPGPVVARDGFVFADLAPAGLNRASR; this is encoded by the coding sequence GTGACCGCCGGGTCCGCGGGGGGCCGGCGGCTCCCCAAGGCCTACGTGTCGTGGAGCAGCGGCAAGGATTCCGCCTTCGCCCTGTGGGAGGCTCGACGCGCCGGCGACCTGGAGATCGCCGGTCTGCTGACGACGGTGACGGAAACGTTCGCTCGCGTGTCGATGCACGGGGTCCGGGAGGAGCTCCTCACGCTCCAGGCCAGCGCGGTGGGCCTCCCGCTCCTGACCGTGCCGATCCCGTCGCCGTGCCCGAACGACGTCTACGAGCGGGCGATGGCGGGGGCGCTCGCGCGGCTGCGCCGCGAAGGGGTGAGCCGGATGGTCTTCGGCGACCTGTTCCTCGAGGACGTGCGGGCCTACCGCGAGCAACGCCTCCGGGGTACGGGGATCGACCCCGTGTTCCCCCTCTGGGGGCGCCCGACCGACCGGCTCGCGCGGGAGATGATCGACGCGGGACTCGATGCCCGCCTCGTCGCGCTCGACCCGCGCCAGCTCCCACCGTCGTTCGCGGGGCGTCGCTTCGATCGCCAGCTGCTGGCGGACCTTCCCCCCACCGTCGATCCGTGCGGCGAGCGGGGAGAGTTCCACACCTGCGTCGTGGCCGGACCGATGTTCACGGCGCCGATCGCCGTGGAACCCGGACCCGTCGTCGCCCGGGACGGGTTCGTGTTCGCGGACCTCGCGCCCGCCGGTCTCAACCGAGCTTCGCGGTGA
- a CDS encoding AAA family ATPase, with translation MALASRLPLSERTRPTRLTDVVGNPRAVAELRAWADRWRSGLPAGHRAALLFGPPGVGKTSAALALAAELGWPVVEMNASDARNEAAIERVAGRASITHPLLDRTTGDGPSRTLIVLDEADSLSGRATESPRPAPTPLPLREFLRGRYGGIEALNAAWGLVPKEKPLPFESWDAVPRTPGNHAWARRSAARRDLEDWRGAARPRDESDRGGMAAMARLVRSTRQPIVMIVNDERVLTRYSAVFRTSVARIRFYPLRDRELGGALSAIARRERIELAPGALESIVQRSRGDLRAAVNDLDAIAPLPAGPRQLEVLAGRDLASDFAAVTEEVLTSARFYRSIEIRDRLDAPPDDLLPWIEENVPHFAPDPQHRAAALDRLAAAEHLLARARRWRIWGLWSYASEVLTGGVGLAVREAPAPSERRAYFPGFLGEMGRSRATRGVRDAVARKAGRHLHLSRAKARESVLPLLDELFAVASDRRASARALSVARALAHELALTPEEVAYLARADPSAPVVARVLAPSEVEGPRETPTSRERRGPRRVQRDLSEFGGR, from the coding sequence GGAATCCACGCGCGGTCGCGGAGCTCCGCGCGTGGGCCGATCGCTGGCGATCCGGCCTACCGGCGGGACACCGCGCGGCCCTGCTGTTCGGACCTCCCGGCGTCGGGAAGACGAGCGCGGCCCTCGCGCTCGCCGCGGAGCTCGGTTGGCCCGTCGTCGAGATGAACGCCTCCGATGCCCGCAACGAGGCCGCGATCGAGCGCGTCGCCGGTCGGGCGTCGATCACGCACCCGCTGCTCGACCGAACGACGGGCGATGGCCCCTCCCGCACGCTGATCGTCCTGGACGAGGCCGACTCGCTGAGCGGACGGGCGACCGAGTCGCCCCGCCCCGCCCCCACGCCGCTCCCGCTCCGCGAGTTCCTGCGGGGACGGTACGGGGGGATCGAGGCGCTGAACGCGGCCTGGGGGTTGGTGCCGAAGGAGAAGCCGTTGCCCTTCGAATCGTGGGACGCGGTGCCCCGCACTCCGGGGAACCACGCCTGGGCACGACGGTCGGCGGCCCGCCGGGACCTGGAGGACTGGCGGGGAGCCGCGCGACCGCGCGACGAGTCGGACCGGGGCGGCATGGCCGCGATGGCCCGACTCGTCCGTTCGACGCGGCAGCCGATCGTGATGATCGTCAACGACGAGCGCGTCCTGACCCGCTACTCGGCGGTCTTCCGCACGAGCGTTGCCCGCATCCGCTTCTACCCCCTGCGCGATCGCGAGCTCGGCGGCGCCCTGTCGGCGATCGCGCGACGCGAGCGGATCGAGCTAGCGCCGGGCGCGCTCGAGTCGATCGTGCAGCGCAGCCGAGGCGACCTGCGGGCCGCGGTGAACGACCTCGACGCGATCGCTCCGCTCCCCGCGGGCCCGCGGCAGCTCGAGGTGCTGGCCGGACGGGACCTCGCGTCCGACTTCGCCGCGGTGACCGAGGAGGTCCTCACCTCGGCTCGCTTCTACCGGTCGATCGAGATCCGGGACCGGCTCGACGCGCCGCCGGACGATCTGCTGCCCTGGATCGAGGAGAACGTTCCGCATTTCGCGCCGGATCCGCAGCACCGGGCCGCGGCGCTCGACCGGCTCGCGGCGGCCGAGCACCTGCTCGCCCGGGCCCGGCGCTGGCGCATCTGGGGGCTCTGGAGCTACGCGTCGGAGGTGCTGACGGGCGGGGTCGGGCTCGCCGTCCGTGAAGCGCCCGCCCCGTCGGAGCGACGCGCCTACTTTCCCGGGTTCCTCGGTGAGATGGGCCGCTCGCGTGCCACCCGCGGCGTGCGCGACGCGGTGGCCCGCAAGGCCGGTCGACACCTGCACCTCTCGCGGGCGAAGGCCCGGGAGTCCGTGCTCCCGCTGCTCGACGAGCTGTTCGCCGTCGCCTCCGACCGCCGCGCCAGTGCCCGCGCGCTCTCGGTAGCCCGGGCGCTCGCCCACGAGCTCGCGCTCACACCCGAGGAGGTGGCGTATCTCGCCCGTGCGGATCCATCGGCCCCGGTCGTCGCGCGCGTCCTCGCCCCCTCCGAGGTCGAGGGACCTCGGGAGACCCCCACGAGCCGGGAGCGACGGGGGCCGCGCCGGGTCCAGCGGGATCTCTCGGAGTTCGGGGGGAGGTGA
- a CDS encoding MarC family protein, which translates to MSDLYLYLAIIGTLFAIVDPIGTLPFYVALTSGFSAEDRDVILHRSVLVLGVVLSVFALFGRFLFAIFGFTLAAFEIAGGLLLFFVAYDMLRGEVARVRLTAEDRAEAIARRDELSVVPLGIPLLAGPGAISTVMIFEGNASNNPVAIVATFVAIAITTVATFFILRYGPRILGSFGRVGIMALTRVLGLVLAAVGVQFVINGIFAAFPHL; encoded by the coding sequence GTGAGCGATCTCTACCTCTACCTCGCTATCATCGGCACGCTGTTCGCGATCGTCGACCCGATCGGCACGCTGCCGTTCTACGTCGCGCTGACGAGCGGCTTCAGCGCGGAAGACCGCGATGTCATCCTCCACCGCTCGGTCCTCGTCCTGGGGGTCGTGCTGAGCGTGTTCGCGCTCTTCGGCCGCTTCCTCTTCGCGATCTTCGGCTTCACGCTGGCGGCGTTCGAGATCGCCGGCGGCCTGCTGCTGTTCTTCGTGGCGTACGACATGCTGCGCGGCGAGGTGGCCCGCGTCCGCCTGACGGCGGAGGACCGGGCGGAGGCGATCGCCCGCCGCGACGAGCTGTCCGTGGTCCCGCTCGGCATCCCGCTGCTCGCCGGCCCGGGAGCGATCTCCACCGTGATGATCTTCGAAGGGAACGCGTCGAACAACCCGGTCGCGATCGTCGCCACCTTCGTGGCGATCGCGATCACGACCGTGGCGACGTTCTTCATCCTGCGCTATGGCCCCCGCATCCTGGGCTCGTTCGGCCGCGTCGGCATCATGGCGCTCACCCGCGTCCTCGGGCTCGTGCTCGCCGCCGTCGGCGTGCAGTTCGTGATCAACGGGATCTTCGCGGCGTTCCCGCACCTGTAG
- a CDS encoding OsmC family peroxiredoxin — translation MAAKRTAEAVWEHDLLHGSGRVKGTSGALPEMPISWSARTEAPGGKTSPEELLAAAHAACYSMALSAGLSRMQKPPERILASATATFDKVGDAWKVTTMELLVVGKVPGISAAEFEAAAKAAADGCPISGALKGNVAISVTAKLG, via the coding sequence ATGGCAGCGAAGCGAACCGCCGAGGCAGTCTGGGAGCACGACCTTCTGCACGGAAGCGGCCGGGTCAAGGGCACGAGCGGAGCGCTGCCCGAGATGCCGATCAGCTGGTCGGCGCGGACCGAGGCGCCCGGCGGCAAGACGAGTCCGGAGGAGCTGCTCGCGGCCGCGCACGCCGCGTGCTACTCGATGGCCCTGTCGGCGGGTCTCAGTCGTATGCAGAAGCCGCCCGAGCGCATCCTCGCGAGCGCCACCGCGACCTTCGACAAGGTGGGGGACGCCTGGAAGGTGACCACGATGGAGCTCCTCGTCGTCGGGAAGGTCCCCGGCATCTCCGCGGCGGAGTTCGAGGCCGCTGCGAAGGCCGCGGCCGACGGCTGCCCGATCTCGGGCGCCCTCAAGGGCAACGTGGCGATCTCGGTCACCGCGAAGCTCGGTTGA
- the mptA gene encoding GTP cyclohydrolase MptA: MTDVHAMAPARGRLTLRSVGVTGVRKPLAVQRSERVHTLAATFRVAVDLPSERKGSDLSRNAEVLAEVIDQTALKPVASLESACSAIACELLVRHPYATRAEVEASAEYFVRRGIAETKRSFEDFRLIAEASAERNGTQAVLVRRAVGAEAVGMTACPCAMETCRERLTAQYPLLADPQFRDLPMISHNQRNRTRLVFELSEGEEVEVDDLIDAIEAAQSSPTYAILKRGDEAQVVLDAHRHPKFVEDVLRDLLASLPARFPTLSDRVVVRASTVSEESIHKYNVDAAHTVSLGELRRAAAA; encoded by the coding sequence ATGACGGACGTCCACGCGATGGCGCCGGCCCGCGGGCGGCTGACGCTCCGCTCGGTCGGGGTGACGGGGGTCCGCAAGCCGCTTGCCGTGCAGCGCTCCGAGCGGGTCCATACACTCGCCGCCACCTTCCGCGTGGCGGTCGACCTCCCGTCGGAGCGCAAGGGCTCCGACCTCTCGCGCAACGCCGAGGTGCTCGCCGAGGTCATCGACCAGACGGCGCTCAAGCCCGTGGCGAGCCTGGAATCGGCGTGCTCCGCGATCGCCTGCGAGCTCCTCGTCCGCCATCCGTACGCGACCCGCGCCGAGGTGGAAGCCTCGGCGGAGTACTTCGTGCGGCGCGGGATTGCCGAGACGAAGCGCAGCTTCGAGGACTTCCGCCTGATCGCGGAGGCGAGCGCGGAGCGCAACGGGACCCAGGCGGTGCTCGTGCGCCGGGCGGTGGGGGCCGAGGCGGTCGGCATGACGGCCTGTCCGTGCGCGATGGAGACCTGCCGGGAGCGGCTCACCGCGCAGTATCCGCTGCTCGCCGACCCCCAGTTCCGCGACCTTCCGATGATCTCGCACAACCAGCGCAACCGCACGCGCCTCGTCTTCGAGCTCAGCGAGGGGGAGGAGGTCGAAGTGGACGACCTGATCGACGCGATCGAGGCCGCCCAGTCGAGCCCGACCTACGCGATCCTGAAACGCGGGGACGAAGCGCAGGTGGTCCTCGACGCCCACCGGCATCCCAAGTTCGTGGAGGACGTGCTGCGCGACCTGCTGGCGAGCCTGCCGGCCCGCTTCCCGACGCTCTCCGACCGAGTCGTCGTCCGAGCGTCGACGGTCAGCGAGGAGTCGATCCACAAGTACAACGTCGACGCCGCCCACACCGTCTCGCTCGGCGAGCTGCGCCGGGCCGCGGCGGCATAG
- a CDS encoding iron-sulfur cluster assembly protein → MTEPAPTPAAAPPAGPYAERERLITENLKQIYDPEIPMNIVDLGLVYGFEWSGDDVTLKMTLTAPGCPVAGILAEEIKTAIEKVPNVHSAKVDMIWDPPWSPERMSEFAKRQFGYA, encoded by the coding sequence ATGACCGAGCCGGCGCCGACCCCCGCCGCCGCCCCTCCCGCGGGCCCGTACGCGGAGCGCGAGCGGCTGATCACGGAGAACCTCAAGCAGATCTACGACCCCGAGATCCCGATGAACATCGTCGACCTCGGTCTCGTCTACGGCTTCGAGTGGAGCGGCGACGACGTGACGCTCAAGATGACGCTCACCGCGCCGGGCTGTCCCGTGGCGGGGATCCTCGCCGAGGAGATCAAGACGGCGATCGAGAAGGTCCCGAACGTTCACTCGGCGAAGGTCGACATGATCTGGGACCCGCCGTGGAGCCCGGAGCGGATGAGCGAGTTCGCGAAGCGCCAGTTCGGCTACGCCTAG
- a CDS encoding ABC transporter permease, whose product MVRYALGALRRRPGRAALTSLGIGLAVGLVVLLLAISAGVQTSATELATASGVDLIAASANTTITTGSVPPVLHAHNLSLEIPAADPNVAVASPWLVSELVFGNASLFAAANRSDVPSGWSPTGAGSVGWIPSENTGIETPTLYNGTGLRYPGDPHYANGTYLGPFTHEIVLDQGLASVLGVGVGGLVWAGTTSPPNGSALPGWYAGATPFRVVGISGPFWLIPSALLAFLYLSELQAIVGGGTPGTDYASLVLIHLNDPTTAASDQTRLEVAFPSLTVFTLSDVLGAVQSVVNLYRTFGVLIGVIGIVVAALFATTVLQMSVDDRSREFALLRAVGYRRARVGALVAEESLLLAVLGFAVGLPLAVLGAAELNRFLLGLIPGLPVGFSFVAFDPTVILTGIGLVLAIGLVAAFLPAARAMGLPVAEELRAP is encoded by the coding sequence GTGGTGCGCTACGCCCTCGGCGCCCTTCGGCGCCGACCGGGGCGCGCCGCACTGACCTCGCTCGGCATCGGCCTCGCGGTCGGTCTGGTCGTCCTCCTGCTCGCGATCTCCGCCGGCGTGCAGACGAGCGCGACCGAGCTCGCGACCGCGAGCGGGGTCGACCTGATCGCGGCGAGCGCGAACACGACGATCACCACCGGCAGCGTGCCGCCGGTCCTCCACGCCCACAACCTCTCGCTAGAGATCCCGGCGGCCGACCCGAACGTCGCGGTCGCGAGCCCCTGGCTCGTGAGCGAGCTCGTCTTCGGGAACGCGTCACTGTTCGCCGCCGCCAACCGCAGCGACGTGCCGTCGGGCTGGAGCCCCACGGGCGCCGGGTCGGTCGGGTGGATCCCCTCGGAGAACACCGGCATCGAGACGCCGACGCTCTACAACGGCACGGGCCTGCGCTATCCGGGCGATCCGCACTACGCGAACGGCACGTACCTCGGACCGTTCACCCACGAGATCGTCCTCGACCAGGGCCTCGCGTCGGTGCTCGGCGTGGGCGTCGGGGGCCTGGTCTGGGCGGGCACCACCAGCCCGCCGAACGGTTCCGCGCTTCCGGGCTGGTACGCCGGCGCGACGCCGTTCCGGGTCGTCGGGATCTCGGGTCCGTTCTGGCTGATCCCCTCGGCCCTGCTCGCGTTCCTCTACCTCTCGGAGCTCCAGGCGATCGTCGGCGGCGGCACGCCGGGGACCGACTACGCCTCGCTCGTGCTGATCCATCTCAACGACCCCACCACCGCCGCGAGCGACCAGACGCGGCTGGAGGTCGCCTTCCCCTCGCTCACCGTGTTCACGCTGTCGGACGTGCTCGGGGCGGTCCAGTCCGTGGTCAACCTCTACCGCACCTTCGGCGTCCTGATCGGGGTCATCGGGATCGTCGTCGCGGCCCTGTTCGCGACCACGGTGCTCCAGATGTCCGTGGATGACCGCAGCCGTGAGTTCGCGCTCCTGCGGGCCGTCGGGTACCGCCGGGCCCGCGTCGGGGCGCTCGTCGCCGAGGAGAGCCTGTTGCTCGCGGTCCTCGGCTTCGCGGTCGGCCTGCCGCTCGCGGTGCTCGGGGCCGCGGAGCTCAACCGGTTCCTCCTGGGCCTGATCCCCGGCCTTCCCGTGGGCTTCTCGTTCGTGGCGTTCGATCCGACTGTCATCCTGACGGGGATCGGGCTCGTGCTCGCGATCGGCCTCGTCGCGGCGTTCCTGCCGGCCGCTCGGGCGATGGGGCTGCCGGTCGCCGAGGAGCTGCGCGCCCCATGA
- a CDS encoding DUF1684 domain-containing protein: MASDRTWRDELEEERRMKDEFMARHPESPFVAGRVPFHELRYFSPDPAFRVRATLRRRSVPEEAYLRTNRDGQAVMRYLGDLSFSVEGRTVGLAVYHAGEGVGTSVFVPFRDRTSGRESYGPGRYLTFELNERDVYDLDFNRAFNPYCAYTDEYECGFPPAQNDLPVAIRAGEKVWAADRNPATPSSVVLERQRRAAGGAPVRRRARRPRPATGAGTPRRSR; this comes from the coding sequence ATGGCCTCCGACCGGACCTGGCGCGACGAGCTCGAGGAGGAGCGCCGGATGAAGGACGAGTTCATGGCCCGCCACCCCGAGTCGCCCTTCGTCGCCGGTCGCGTGCCCTTCCACGAGCTCCGCTACTTCTCGCCCGATCCGGCCTTCCGAGTCCGGGCCACGCTGCGCCGCCGCTCGGTCCCGGAGGAGGCGTACCTGCGGACGAACCGGGACGGGCAGGCCGTGATGCGCTACCTCGGCGACCTATCGTTCTCGGTCGAGGGCCGGACCGTCGGTCTCGCGGTGTATCACGCCGGGGAGGGGGTCGGCACCTCGGTCTTCGTCCCGTTCCGGGACCGGACGAGCGGGCGGGAATCCTACGGGCCCGGCCGCTACCTCACCTTCGAGCTGAACGAGCGGGACGTCTACGATCTCGACTTCAACCGCGCGTTCAACCCGTACTGCGCGTACACCGACGAGTACGAGTGCGGCTTTCCGCCGGCGCAGAACGACCTGCCCGTCGCGATCCGGGCCGGCGAGAAGGTCTGGGCCGCAGACCGCAACCCGGCGACCCCGTCGTCCGTCGTGCTGGAGCGCCAGCGTCGGGCCGCGGGCGGGGCCCCCGTTCGGCGGCGCGCCCGGCGTCCGCGTCCCGCTACAGGTGCGGGAACGCCGCGAAGATCCCGTTGA